In the genome of Crassostrea angulata isolate pt1a10 chromosome 6, ASM2561291v2, whole genome shotgun sequence, the window TCACATACCCTacaattatatgtacatttattattttgcatCAATATTGACATGAACTGTTGTAAATAATTTACATATTGCGATGTAAGCAAATGTGGTCCAGAAAACAGGATGGAAGAAACATTTTTCTTACCATCATCAGACAGGGTAAAAATATCGGTATGTTTGTCGGAATTAAAATCACCAAAGGCTGCTAACTTTCCTTGAACAACTGACCCAAATGCCGAAGTTGTAACATCGTGTATAGAATTTGCAAAACAGCTGCGAAACACTAAAATAATCAACACAAATTGCTTCATGTTGTCACCATCATATGAATCATCAACGTAAATATATTCCTTAAAAGCCAAACAATAATTTCATATGCATGCAAACATTTGTGTGATCAAACATTAGCTTTTACGACAATAATCTTTTTATAGCCTAGAATGGTTTTcatgttgttttaataattgtttGAACAtcgttttaaattatttctatcaAACAAGAAACCATATTCggttattttgatattttgaatagCAAATTTACGGGATGTCGTAAACTTAAATAACAGAGGCATGGcgagtttgatatgtaaattttcaGGATGTTTGCAAAGCATTTTACTGAGAGAAGCAAGTTGTTGTAGCAGGTAATTTactaaaataatctttaaaaatatataggtcAATGCAAATTATTACTGCGTAGACCTGCGTTAGTAGATACGTCCATGGGTGAAGTATAGCTCGAATTTGCTCTAAAGTCACGAAGAGAATCTGGGGTCTAACTGACCATATTGAGACTTTGCGTTAACTTAAGTACAGTTAATTTACTGTAACTGGACTAGACAGGGATTTTACACCGTTCCCCTGAATGCTCTAGTGAGGTGCACTACCAATTTAGCTACTTAACTGTCACTTTCCTCTCCCCTAAATGATCTTTGCTCAAAGATCAAAAACTCAGCCAGGAGTTTAACCCGTAGGAACCAAATGTAATTACAGGATTGGAGAGATAATAATGGACCAGACTGGTTGGATCGCAGTGACACCAGATAGCTAAGTGGATAGAGCACCTTACTAAAACTTAGGGTGCCAtcgttaatacatgtatcccaGTCTGGTCTGTCATGATTTCTTCCAACCAGTTTCAACATATTCTTTATTGGTAATACATGTGTACCAGATATGCATGTAAATTGGTATACGTCCACCCACATTGTATTATTATCCATGATAAAAATGCAGTTCATACTGTGATAATGTTGCAGTATTATATTTCTTGGGAAATATGGGAGTACACTGAAAGCAGTgttatacatgttatacatgCTAAAGAATCTAAAtcgaaaaacatatttaaaactaACTTACAGTTCTCAATTGTCAGGaaagaatttaagaaaaagatttttcaacctACCTggtttattgtattatatcatGTGTGAATTATTATTAgtttgattatacatgtattataatgctTGATACCATACCTGTCAGGGTACGGTAGTATTTGACTGAATATTCCGGAAGACCAAGTTTGGTCTGTCATGTGTTTTCTACATCATTCCTATACTAAAAAAGATATCTATTCATTTCACAGAATCCTTATAAATCACGAACATAAGAGATATCGCAAAAGAAGCAGAAAGCCTGCACCATGGTTTGAACCAAGGAAAACTGGAAAATTAACATATGGAGTTACAGATGAAAATGTGGCGGACTTAAAGCAGCAAGTATGGGAGGATTCATTTAAACCAGATTCTCCTATCAGGGTGGAATTCTTGGAAAGGAAAGGCTTGACTGATAACATGATCGCCAGCCAGTATCAAGTTGACAAAAACTTCAAGTGGAAGTTTAAGTGAGAACGCTATTgataatgtgtttatttttcacCTTTAACCACTTCCCATATTTCTTTGTGATTGAATGATTGTCATATAAATACCCAAAAGAAGTATTCTAGCTTGCACATATTATtagatttaaattgatttttaataagaaatttttGAAGTGTTATCAtaccaattaaatttttaatatcaagaGTTACATGACATCCATACTATAAAACCAAATTATTGATTCTTATAAATGTAATTGCAATTCACAGCACAAAAAGGACAGGTGTTATTGCAATCAAGCTAGGAATGATTCCACAATGGACCAAGGAAGGAGAAAAGGTCATGTGTACAGTTTTACAGGTGAGTATTCACTTTGTCTTTATGCTAGTATTTATTATGTGCAAATACTTTGCCCATTGCTTTCTACTGCTGTCTAAAGCTAATTCACACCTGCTTTATACTTTGAGAAGTTTTGATTTTGCATCAgcaactaatacatgtacagtgaaaTGTGCTTGAAGTGCCATGGGCAACcagttttgtgttttgttctttaCTTCTTTATATCTGTTTAGTTTGTGGTATGATTTAAGACTGAAAAGAATGAAACTATTTTTTCTGTTCCTTGATTTCATTATATCCATGTTTACTGTTACCATGGTGTACTGTATGTGTAAATTACTggaaacaaaaatttgtttgtaagTCAACAgacatttaataattttttgtacagttttgcatacatgtatgatattaaaatgattCCAGAAAGACTAAAAGCTATACATGCATGAAAAGATTTGGAGAAAAATCTtactttgtttaatatattgggTTTTTTGTTAATTGCAGGTACTTGATAATCATGTGATTAGATACACCCCTCCTGAGGATTTCCAGAAATCGCAGGGATTTCATCCCTGGTTTTCAAAGAATGTAGGATCCATGGTGGTTGGAACACTCTCTTGTAGCCCTCTACTGGTTTGTTTTCcttttacatgtaccatacatactttgattttttacagAGAATGTGTCACTTTAAATATATCAGAGTATATTAAAAATGGTCTAggtgtaaataaatttaaatttttacaatgtaGCATTAGTTTGATCTGGTTTAGTTAATTCTATTTTGttatgaaaagaaaacattttgctGGTAAATTATCTTGAATTATTAGGTACCtgttattataatgaattattGTAATCATTTTAGTAGAAGTtatctaataaatatttaaaagtgtAAATGATTTTATAAGGTGATCCACAAGTCAcagaaattatttcatttaaagaaaaaattctgaGAGTGTGGACACAATCTTGCTTTTAGTGGTTTATTCTACTTGATATGTCATTAATGGTACTTTTCATACAGTTCTCCAAAAGATACAATAACTTATTTCTGGAAGCTGGTGTTGCACCTAAAAGGAAACTAACCAGATTTCTTGTGTCCCCAGAATGCAAACTTGCTCCAGGTAATGAGTTCTTTTATATACCCAGTAATgacatttaacgaaatttttgGTTTAGCCTTGTCTTTGGTTTATGAAATTCAGTTATATTTGTGGAACTCATTTTCTGTTTAGGTACAAAGCTCAGAGCATGCCATTTTAGGGTAGATGACTATGTTGATGTCAGTGCCAAGACGTAAGTTTTTGCAGcctcaaatttttttattatgtttaacTAGTTTTGTATATAAGTTTAGATTctgttgttgaaatttttttaaaaaaaatgtttaataaggTGTTTGATTTTATAGCATTGGGCATGCATTTCAAGGAGTTGTAAAGAGGTGGGGATTCAAAGGTCAAAGTGCAACACATCGCGGCGGTAAAAGTTGGAGAAGAGCAGGAGCCACAGGAGGAGGGAGGGTAAATCGATAGATTCTTACTGACATTTGCTCTAAACCATTAACTTTATTTCCAGTGATGTTATGTGACTTTGGGATTTATTAGTGATAAAACAGTTTACTGTGACTTATTTTAATGATGTACAATGcatgataaatataaacaaagacatttaagaactacatgtagtttgtgATTGGAAATATTTGCAACTTAAAATGAATCTTGCAAAATTTTCTTACATGCAATTACGGTGAAAGTTAGTTAAGAGGACAgtattttaaatgtgtttttcaACTCTTTTCAAGTTGAAAGTAGTTACTTTtctcatttttcatttgattttttcttaatGTGTAATAAATTAGGTAGTAATGTGTTAAATGCAAGATTTGCTCTACCAAAcataaagacataaaaaaatctgtcaaatatttcttttacctGTAATGTTTTcccattaattttattttcaaacatatatgtaaatattctgTTGACAAGTATATGTGTCTTTAAGTCTGACCCAGAAAGTTGAACCACTTGATGATTTGCTTCTTTTTATTTCCCATAGTCTCAAGCAGGGACAAGGCGTGGCAAGAAAATGGCGGGTCACATGGGCATGGACTGGAACACCCAGAAAGGACTCAAAGTACGTAACTCTTGGCTCAGCTGAAATCTAggtgtttatttcatatatattttttgttggaCTCACATTGATTCTATTCTGGtctctacatgtacatggagCTTTTATAAAGGTCTTCATTATTGTTTGGACGTTTGATCCTCAATACACATTCATTCACAGACATCTGACTTATTATAcattattttgtattaatttgcatgacatttcaataaaattttatgatatgaatatGATGTTAATAATTCAACTGTATAATTTTGCTTCTTCTGATAAGTACCATTATAATGTTTTTGTTCTAATTTCCATTCTTATAAAAATGCTCTGCTAACTGATCCAATTTTACTCGAGTGGTTCAATTGTAGATTTTAAGGATGGACAACAAGTATGATGTCATTTACGTGAAAGGGGTGGTACCAGGACCAGACCACTGTTACGTCAGAGTTATGGACACGGTGTTAAATCATCGGAGGAAAGGCCTGATGAAGAACCCTCCCTCCTGCCCTACACTGCTCGAGGACTCTGCTCAAAAGTTGCCAAGTGAAGTACTGTCAAGTGACCTCTTTGATTTCAGAGACGATTCTATTTCCATTAGTGCGGAATAGATTGGGGAatggaaaaaattattatatgctgtACAAAAATAAGgatcaaatattaaatgtatgtGTATGCATTCCATTGTTCTGATTATTGTAATGGTAAGATTTAATCACTATGCCCAAGGTATGGATGGTAAAGCCGTCTTGGATTTAGTTATGCTATATTTAAATGCGATGTATAggtttttcattgaaaattagGTGTTTAGAAGTCTAACATTCTACGATTTCAGTGCTTGCTAAGTGTATAATTAATTGGTTACAGGAATGGTAGTAAAACTCCAAAGTAtaaaatacacacatcttttacaaatgtaaataataatttattatagatATTTGTAAAGACATTTGACAACAAGCATAAAAGAAGACAATTCTTGTAGGAAGAAcacacacatttaaaaaaaaagtgcttACAACCATTACATGAAATTAATGTATTGTAGCAATATtcactgaaaataaattttcatacaatGTAGGGGAGCGGAGGTGATTGTAAAcctttggctagcgaagatggcaATGCCTTCATAGTTGGCTTTTTGAacatatagatttttaaaagtataataaatgtaaacttttaatatttaacatCTTATATTGCATTCATGGAAGTTTATAATAAATACacccaaaaagaaaaaatccaattttaTGAAGCAACTGGTATACAATACATTGCAAACTtaaatgatatacttctcaaacCACACCATTTATAATGAAACTTTGGAGTCATAAGATTCGCGGTGACTTAATTTACGTGGATTTTATGGGATCCTTTTACCTCTAAATTAACATCACAGTTGAACTGAACAAAAAAATCCACACAGTCAAtaatgcaagtacatgtacatgtaaatccaCGAAACTAAACACCGACAAACCTTTAACAATCCACCAAAACTGTAATAAATGTGCAATGACGTTACACTCTTTTGTAAGTGATGAGGTATTCTGGGTAATTCTGATGGTGGTTATACGTGACAAACTCTCGGAAGATCCAGCTGCCGTCTCCGACCACGCTGTCACAGCGCTGACGCTCCGGATGTTCACAGGAGTCCGATTCACACCCAGTCTGAAAGCACGGCGGCCTCTGGAGTTTGTTGGCTGTTTTGGCGAGATGAATTTTTCCCAGACATGACCTGACCAAGAACATCCTTTTTTCAGCTTTACTTCTTGCTAATTTGTCGTctaggaataaaaaaaaaatgaaagcacATTAGCTGTTACAATTAAACTATTGTCGCAATGCATTTACGATATTCTCCCAGTTTCATCTGCTGTGCAGCAAAAAACGACGAAAGTGTATTTTATCGTGGATTACTCTATAaaagaatatcaaaatattcatactATTTTCTTTCTGTGTTGCCTTACCTGTGTACTGGTCAGCTTTCGTGGAACTTTCTGCAAGGTAAACCCCTTGTCCGAACATTCCTTTTTCACCAGCCATGCGGAAATCTAGCCCCTGAGACAAAATCTTTTTGTATGTGTCCGGTTTGGTTC includes:
- the LOC128186511 gene encoding 39S ribosomal protein L3, mitochondrial-like encodes the protein MASLICKFSGCLQSILLREASCCSRILINHEHKRYRKRSRKPAPWFEPRKTGKLTYGVTDENVADLKQQVWEDSFKPDSPIRVEFLERKGLTDNMIASQYQVDKNFKWKFNTKRTGVIAIKLGMIPQWTKEGEKVMCTVLQVLDNHVIRYTPPEDFQKSQGFHPWFSKNVGSMVVGTLSCSPLLFSKRYNNLFLEAGVAPKRKLTRFLVSPECKLAPGTKLRACHFRVDDYVDVSAKTIGHAFQGVVKRWGFKGQSATHRGGKSWRRAGATGGGRSQAGTRRGKKMAGHMGMDWNTQKGLKILRMDNKYDVIYVKGVVPGPDHCYVRVMDTVLNHRRKGLMKNPPSCPTLLEDSAQKLPSEVLSSDLFDFRDDSISISAE